The following proteins are co-located in the Paludibaculum fermentans genome:
- a CDS encoding citrate synthase has product MDQNRLSITDQRTGAQYEVPIVDGTIRAMDLRKIKATPDDFGLMTYDPAFLNTSSCRSAITYIDGDAGILRYRGYPIEELAEKCSFLEVSWLLLNGELPNPNELSEWTGLIKRHTMLHETTKKFLEGYRYDAHPMGMLISTIAALSTVYPEAKNVFDADNRKLQIARLIAKMPTICAYCYRHHFGLPYVYPDNDLNFTENFMNMMWKMFEPKYLANPILSRALDILFILHADHEQNCSTNTMRCVGSAQGDPYVGCSAAAAALYGPLHGGANEEVLKMLDQIGSKDRVAGFIHQVKEGGGKLMGFGHRVYKNYDPRARIIKWAAEQVFTVTGYNKKIEIALELERIALEDDYFVKRKLYPNVDFYSGIIYEAMGFRPDLFTVLFAIPRVVGWLAQWQEMLLDPEQKIARPRQIYTGHGERHVVPMADRHVSGIGDD; this is encoded by the coding sequence GTGGATCAGAACCGACTGAGCATCACCGATCAACGCACCGGTGCGCAATATGAGGTCCCCATCGTTGATGGAACCATCCGCGCGATGGACCTTAGGAAGATCAAAGCCACGCCCGACGACTTCGGGCTGATGACCTACGATCCCGCCTTCCTGAATACCTCCTCCTGCCGTAGCGCCATCACCTACATCGATGGCGACGCGGGCATCCTCCGGTACCGGGGCTACCCGATTGAGGAACTGGCTGAGAAGTGCAGCTTCCTGGAGGTCTCCTGGCTGCTGCTAAACGGGGAACTGCCCAATCCCAACGAACTGTCCGAGTGGACCGGCCTGATCAAGCGGCACACGATGCTGCATGAGACGACCAAGAAGTTCCTGGAAGGCTATCGTTACGATGCCCACCCGATGGGCATGCTGATTTCCACAATTGCCGCGCTGTCCACGGTTTACCCGGAAGCCAAAAACGTCTTCGACGCCGACAACCGCAAGCTGCAGATCGCCCGGCTGATCGCCAAGATGCCGACCATTTGCGCCTACTGCTACCGGCACCACTTCGGGCTCCCGTATGTCTACCCGGACAACGACCTGAACTTCACTGAAAACTTCATGAACATGATGTGGAAGATGTTCGAGCCCAAGTACCTGGCTAATCCGATTCTTAGCAGGGCGCTCGATATCCTCTTCATTCTGCACGCAGATCACGAACAGAACTGTTCCACCAACACAATGCGCTGCGTGGGCAGCGCGCAGGGCGATCCTTATGTCGGCTGCTCGGCCGCGGCGGCGGCTCTGTATGGTCCGCTGCATGGCGGCGCCAACGAGGAAGTCCTCAAGATGCTGGATCAGATCGGATCCAAGGATCGTGTAGCGGGCTTCATCCACCAGGTGAAAGAGGGCGGCGGCAAGCTGATGGGCTTCGGCCATCGGGTCTATAAGAACTACGATCCTCGCGCCCGCATCATTAAGTGGGCGGCCGAGCAGGTGTTCACCGTCACCGGCTACAACAAGAAGATCGAGATCGCCCTGGAGCTCGAGCGCATCGCGCTCGAGGACGACTACTTCGTCAAACGCAAGCTCTACCCGAACGTCGACTTTTACTCCGGCATCATCTATGAAGCCATGGGCTTCCGGCCGGACCTGTTTACGGTTCTGTTTGCGATTCCGCGCGTGGTGGGCTGGCTGGCGCAGTGGCAGGAGATGCTGCTGGATCCGGAGCAGAAGATTGCGCGGCCCCGGCAGATCTACACGGGGCATGGGGAACGGCACGTGGTGCCCATGGCGGATCGGCATGTTTCGGGCATTGGCGACGACTAA